A single genomic interval of Rubripirellula reticaptiva harbors:
- a CDS encoding DUF1598 domain-containing protein: MNLFKRYRFYTQAVCLPIAMVTMAMLASQATANNNGGNGQTTALIGQPIAGIDVDAGGVLRVKQFDARVAAQRLAAARAKLGAGEANVMVPSKLRKISLNRLETAIADRIANGQNIEEEMQALAGLTAVEYVFYYPDTQDIVIAGPAEGFFADPTDRLIGMETGRPVVLLEDMVTALRAYAPGNKATSVISVSIDPTAEGLQAMQNFLASVRGRVQPSDAQRLAAGLKNNLGLQTVTFKGIPTDTHFARVLVEADYRMKLIGIGLEKLPVRVQSYIDRASPASVAANAMERWYFQPNYDGVAVSEDGLAMKIQERGVQLVGANERVAAGGQRVKGGRANAASQAFCNDFTKHFNLIASRVRIYGELRQLIDVAIAAAYIQEQDFYGQASWDAAVLMDESKVSVETYTSPEQVETAVNAVWKGNTLMTPLGGGVQMQPRIALSKKNIKVDTSGENNQAKQSAGPADLAAGQWWWD, from the coding sequence ATGAATCTCTTCAAACGATATCGCTTCTACACCCAAGCCGTTTGCTTGCCAATTGCCATGGTCACCATGGCAATGCTCGCGTCCCAAGCGACTGCGAACAACAACGGTGGCAACGGTCAAACCACTGCCTTGATCGGTCAACCGATCGCAGGGATCGATGTCGATGCAGGCGGCGTTCTGCGAGTCAAGCAGTTCGACGCTCGTGTCGCAGCCCAACGATTGGCCGCAGCCAGAGCCAAACTTGGCGCCGGCGAAGCCAACGTGATGGTCCCCAGCAAGCTGCGAAAAATCTCGCTCAACCGCTTGGAAACTGCGATCGCCGACCGAATCGCAAATGGGCAAAACATCGAAGAAGAAATGCAGGCACTCGCCGGCCTAACCGCTGTCGAATACGTCTTCTATTACCCCGATACTCAAGACATCGTGATTGCGGGCCCCGCCGAAGGCTTCTTTGCCGATCCTACCGACCGCTTGATCGGCATGGAAACCGGCCGTCCAGTCGTGCTGCTCGAAGACATGGTGACCGCTCTGCGAGCCTATGCCCCGGGCAACAAAGCCACATCCGTGATTAGTGTCTCCATCGACCCGACTGCCGAAGGACTGCAAGCGATGCAGAATTTCTTGGCATCGGTTCGCGGCCGAGTTCAGCCCAGCGACGCCCAAAGATTGGCAGCCGGACTGAAGAACAACCTTGGTCTGCAAACGGTTACGTTCAAAGGCATCCCGACCGATACTCACTTCGCTCGCGTTTTGGTCGAAGCCGACTATCGAATGAAGTTGATCGGCATCGGACTAGAAAAACTGCCCGTCCGCGTGCAAAGCTACATCGATCGTGCCAGCCCGGCCAGTGTTGCGGCGAACGCGATGGAACGTTGGTACTTTCAACCCAACTATGACGGCGTCGCGGTCAGCGAAGATGGCTTGGCGATGAAGATCCAAGAACGTGGCGTTCAACTGGTCGGTGCGAACGAACGAGTCGCCGCTGGCGGACAACGAGTCAAAGGCGGACGCGCCAACGCGGCTAGCCAAGCGTTCTGTAACGATTTCACAAAGCACTTCAACTTGATCGCATCGCGAGTGCGGATCTACGGCGAACTACGTCAACTGATCGATGTTGCGATCGCAGCGGCCTACATCCAAGAACAGGACTTTTATGGTCAAGCGTCATGGGACGCCGCCGTGTTGATGGACGAATCAAAGGTTTCCGTCGAAACCTACACTTCGCCAGAACAAGTCGAGACGGCCGTCAACGCGGTCTGGAAGGGCAACACCCTGATGACTCCACTCGGTGGCGGAGTCCAAATGCAACCGCGAATTGCTTTGTCCAAAAAGAACATCAAAGTTGACACGAGCGGCGAAAATAACCAAGCAAAACAGTCGGCCGGTCCTGCTGACCTTGCCGCTGGACAGTGGTGGTGGGACTGA
- a CDS encoding TraX family protein: MSSAVPVPSGSGAVAAGASQRNVFLDTLRGFAIVLMVVDHVAGLLMDIRIQDSYLRLSTRLAMPLFCVLMGYFFILQSRFKYRRLGEVVVAAVMANLVFYPHYHSIEILGCLVLAALLFKATGPFFVGFAVLLFAYPWDPLVTWFDFPPTIVVSFVAQGMILRRFGIAAAIASGLILSSGAFWIHELQPAGVNHKLCLFILPATLLVDLGSRFPAKHIPGLDRIGQYPLTAYVVQYYAIMLISQM, from the coding sequence TTGTCCTCTGCAGTCCCGGTCCCCTCTGGCTCGGGGGCTGTCGCTGCTGGGGCGAGTCAGCGAAATGTCTTTCTGGACACGCTGCGCGGATTCGCGATCGTCTTGATGGTGGTCGATCACGTAGCCGGACTTTTGATGGACATCCGGATTCAAGATTCCTACCTGCGCTTAAGCACTCGGCTTGCGATGCCGTTGTTCTGTGTGCTGATGGGTTATTTCTTCATCCTTCAGTCACGGTTCAAGTACCGCCGGTTAGGTGAGGTCGTTGTCGCGGCCGTGATGGCAAACCTTGTGTTTTACCCGCATTATCACAGTATCGAGATCCTCGGTTGCCTGGTCTTGGCGGCTCTGTTGTTCAAGGCGACTGGCCCGTTTTTTGTGGGATTTGCCGTTCTCTTGTTCGCGTATCCTTGGGATCCGTTGGTGACATGGTTCGATTTTCCGCCAACGATCGTCGTCAGTTTTGTCGCTCAGGGGATGATTCTTCGTCGCTTTGGTATCGCCGCCGCGATCGCATCGGGCCTGATTTTGTCATCCGGAGCCTTCTGGATACACGAACTTCAGCCAGCCGGCGTCAATCACAAACTATGCCTCTTTATCTTGCCGGCGACGTTGTTAGTCGATCTCGGGTCACGGTTTCCGGCAAAACACATTCCAGGGCTCGATCGCATTGGCCAGTATCCACTGACTGCTTACGTGGTGCAGTACTACGCGATCATGCTGATTTCGCAGATGTAG